The following are encoded together in the Asticcacaulis sp. genome:
- a CDS encoding FadR family transcriptional regulator produces the protein MSDSRKLYRKIADSIAAEIESGRYKPGDRLPTERELALQYGVSRPSLREAMIALEILGLIEAKHGLGITVSSKKQRAPAFTDSEIGAFELIEARRLLEAEVAALAATLISEEQIAELEALVQKMGDADPVAAEKADREFHILIAQSTGNGALTTCVENLWDWRYHSPLARNVLARAADLGMNDRIAEHTDILTALKNRSVAAARQAMHEHMDRVIEHLLRATEMVAVENARKASSERRMAVATRMKALKKGR, from the coding sequence ATGTCAGATTCCAGAAAGCTTTACCGCAAGATCGCCGATTCCATCGCCGCCGAGATCGAATCAGGGCGCTACAAGCCGGGGGACCGGCTGCCGACCGAGCGTGAACTGGCGCTGCAATACGGCGTCAGCCGGCCATCCCTGCGCGAGGCGATGATCGCTCTGGAAATTCTGGGCCTGATCGAGGCCAAGCATGGCCTCGGCATCACGGTGTCCAGCAAGAAACAGCGCGCGCCGGCCTTTACCGATTCCGAGATCGGCGCCTTCGAACTAATCGAGGCCCGCCGTCTGCTGGAAGCCGAGGTCGCGGCCCTGGCGGCCACCCTGATCAGCGAGGAGCAGATCGCCGAACTGGAAGCGCTGGTTCAGAAAATGGGCGACGCCGATCCGGTGGCGGCTGAAAAGGCCGACCGCGAATTCCATATCCTGATCGCCCAGAGCACCGGCAACGGCGCCCTGACCACCTGCGTCGAGAACCTGTGGGACTGGCGTTATCATTCGCCGCTGGCGCGCAATGTGCTGGCACGCGCCGCCGATCTCGGCATGAATGACCGGATCGCCGAACATACCGATATTCTGACCGCGCTGAAAAACCGCTCGGTGGCGGCGGCGCGTCAGGCCATGCACGAGCATATGGATCGGGTGATCGAGCACCTGCTGCGCGCTACCGAGATGGTGGCGGTCGAGAACGCGCGCAAGGCCAGCAGCGAGCGCCGCATGGCCGTGGCCACGCGCATGAAAGCGCTGAAAAAAGGGCGCTAA
- a CDS encoding DUF5597 domain-containing protein: protein MTRLFRHLAAVACAALLSTPALAADIPHLATQGMTKQLIVDGKPFLILGGELANSTASSLDYLNTKWPTLKSVGLNTVIAPVEWDQVEPQPGKYDFTVLDGMIKQARQNDVKLVLLWFGVWKNSMSTYVPAWVKRDYATYSRAQDDKGQPQDILSPFDPDTLSADARAFSAVMAHLKQVDTAHTVVMIQVENEIGMLPVVRDYSPQAQAAWNGPVPADLIAYLKAHRETLDPYVRTLWEANGLKETGTWPEVFGTSIQAQEVFQAWYFAAFANGLAKAGKAQYPLPMYVNAALIRPGKTPGQYPSAGPLPHLFDIWKPGAPDIDILAIDMYFPNFMEWADKFKRPDNPFFIPEANQAGKREAGANAFYAIGQLDSISFSPFSIDNIKPENSANLTGAYDVLKQLSPQILAAQGTSRMRGFRPRISFDGVVDETPQSFTLGGYRFTVSFVDPWTPKDKQDIASNGGLIIQTGDDSFIVAGKGVVVTFEDAEAAKQAVGIEQIVEGRYVDGVWKPGRWLNGDESHQGRHLKINADGFGIQQLKLYKFR from the coding sequence ATGACCCGTCTGTTCAGACATCTTGCCGCCGTGGCCTGCGCCGCGCTGTTATCGACCCCAGCCCTGGCCGCCGATATCCCGCACCTGGCCACCCAGGGCATGACGAAGCAACTGATCGTCGATGGCAAGCCGTTCCTGATCCTGGGGGGCGAACTGGCCAATTCCACAGCCTCCAGCCTCGATTATCTCAATACCAAATGGCCAACCCTTAAATCGGTGGGACTGAATACGGTCATCGCCCCTGTGGAATGGGACCAGGTCGAGCCGCAACCCGGAAAGTACGATTTCACCGTGCTCGACGGCATGATCAAACAGGCCCGGCAGAATGATGTGAAACTGGTGCTGCTGTGGTTCGGCGTGTGGAAGAACTCGATGTCGACCTATGTGCCGGCCTGGGTAAAGCGGGATTACGCCACCTATTCGAGAGCGCAGGATGACAAGGGCCAGCCGCAGGATATCCTGTCGCCGTTCGACCCCGATACCCTGTCCGCCGATGCCCGCGCCTTCTCGGCGGTGATGGCGCACCTGAAGCAGGTGGATACAGCCCATACCGTGGTCATGATCCAGGTGGAAAACGAGATCGGCATGTTGCCGGTGGTGCGCGACTACAGCCCGCAGGCGCAAGCGGCCTGGAACGGGCCGGTGCCGGCTGACCTGATCGCTTACCTGAAGGCGCATCGGGAGACGCTGGATCCTTATGTGCGCACGCTTTGGGAAGCCAATGGCCTGAAGGAAACTGGCACCTGGCCGGAGGTTTTCGGCACATCCATTCAGGCGCAGGAGGTCTTCCAGGCGTGGTATTTTGCTGCCTTCGCCAATGGCCTGGCGAAGGCTGGCAAGGCGCAGTATCCGTTGCCGATGTATGTCAATGCGGCCCTGATCCGTCCAGGCAAGACGCCGGGGCAATATCCGAGCGCGGGCCCTTTACCGCATCTCTTCGACATTTGGAAACCAGGGGCGCCGGACATCGATATTTTGGCGATCGATATGTATTTTCCGAACTTCATGGAATGGGCCGATAAATTCAAGCGGCCGGATAATCCGTTCTTCATTCCGGAGGCCAATCAGGCGGGCAAGCGGGAGGCCGGCGCCAATGCCTTCTATGCCATCGGTCAGCTCGATTCGATCAGCTTTTCGCCGTTCTCGATCGACAATATCAAACCGGAGAACAGCGCCAATCTGACGGGCGCCTATGATGTTCTGAAGCAATTGTCGCCGCAGATTCTGGCGGCGCAGGGCACGAGCCGGATGCGCGGTTTCCGACCGCGCATCTCCTTCGATGGCGTGGTCGATGAGACACCGCAGTCCTTTACACTCGGCGGCTATCGCTTCACGGTCAGTTTTGTCGATCCGTGGACACCAAAGGACAAGCAGGACATCGCCTCCAATGGCGGCCTGATCATCCAGACCGGCGATGACAGTTTTATCGTGGCCGGCAAGGGCGTAGTGGTCACCTTTGAGGACGCGGAAGCGGCCAAGCAGGCCGTCGGCATAGAGCAGATTGTCGAAGGACGCTATGTGGATGGCGTATGGAAGCCCGGCCGCTGGTTGAATGGCGATGAAAGCCATCAGGGGCGGCATCTGAAGATCAATGCCGACGGGTTTGGCATCCAGCAACTGAAGCTGTACAAATTCCGCTGA
- a CDS encoding TonB-dependent receptor: MAGGSNINSPRSFLREKVQGAYIQINGDRDLFGHRLRYDFGVRATTTDQIIGGQNSIPDPRNTSTSLDGAKYPNIVVFTYNETHYKNYLPSANFAYNIKDNLIGRFAASTTMTRPNPSSMLPGLSFGDISAFNGSLGNPSLTPYISKNLDFGLEWYTGKEGYVSLAAFNKRINGFTLNQNTLYPFSFLAQYGVNYDTLNQSQKDAIDLRGGPSVAQVNISQPFNASGELKIDGLEFAWVQPLDQFWAPLEGFGYSTNYTYIRQKGTGAAPAIALGVPEKTWNFTAFYEKNGWSVRLSDTYRDGSQATLGNQQGIAAATLFNESYEQLDLAASVNLKQAFGFSRDMELTLNATNLTDATQTQNFQFDGAPNYWYKAGTTISVGIRGKF, encoded by the coding sequence GTGGCCGGCGGATCGAACATCAACTCGCCGCGCTCTTTCCTGCGTGAAAAGGTGCAGGGCGCCTATATCCAGATCAATGGCGACCGCGACCTCTTCGGTCATCGCCTGCGCTATGATTTCGGTGTTCGCGCCACGACGACCGACCAGATCATCGGCGGCCAGAACTCGATCCCCGATCCGCGCAATACAAGCACTTCGCTGGATGGCGCCAAGTATCCCAATATCGTCGTGTTCACCTACAACGAGACACACTACAAGAACTACCTGCCTTCCGCCAATTTCGCCTATAATATCAAGGATAACCTGATCGGCCGCTTCGCCGCCTCGACCACCATGACCCGGCCGAACCCGTCAAGCATGTTGCCGGGCCTGAGCTTCGGCGATATCTCGGCCTTCAACGGCAGCCTCGGCAATCCGTCCCTGACGCCCTACATTTCCAAGAACCTCGATTTCGGCCTGGAATGGTATACCGGCAAGGAAGGCTATGTGTCGCTGGCCGCCTTCAACAAGCGGATCAACGGCTTCACCCTGAACCAGAACACCCTCTATCCGTTCTCGTTCCTGGCGCAGTACGGCGTCAACTACGACACGCTGAACCAGTCGCAGAAGGACGCCATCGACCTGCGCGGCGGCCCCTCCGTAGCCCAGGTCAATATCAGCCAGCCGTTCAATGCCAGCGGCGAACTGAAGATCGATGGTCTTGAATTCGCCTGGGTCCAGCCGCTCGACCAGTTCTGGGCGCCGCTGGAAGGCTTCGGCTACAGCACCAACTACACCTATATCCGTCAGAAGGGCACCGGCGCCGCTCCGGCCATCGCGCTCGGCGTGCCCGAAAAGACCTGGAACTTCACGGCTTTCTACGAAAAGAACGGCTGGTCGGTCCGCCTGTCGGATACCTATCGGGACGGTTCGCAGGCCACGCTCGGCAACCAGCAGGGCATTGCCGCGGCGACTCTGTTCAATGAAAGCTACGAGCAGCTCGATCTGGCTGCCAGCGTCAATCTGAAACAGGCTTTTGGTTTCAGCCGTGACATGGAGCTGACGCTGAACGCCACCAACCTGACCGACGCGACCCAGACCCAGAACTTCCAGTTCGATGGCGCGCCCAACTACTGGTACAAGGCGGGCACCACGATCTCGGTCGGCATCCGCGGCAAGTTCTAA
- a CDS encoding alpha-glucuronidase — MHRLIAAVVFAVTTLTTVAHAEDGYDLWLRYKPVEAGYAAQYKPRATAIVGGDTPILASAKSELKRGLDGLLGQDTPIVAAPIDGAIVLQTGDTTLPEEGFCIETKTLDGHPVTVISARTDQGALYGAFRFLREVQTRAPLADISDAPKIKRRVIDHWDNLNGSIERGYAGTSIFDWWRLPDLVDPRLTDYARAEASIGVNGVVLNNVNAKTDSLTAPYLQKTAAIAKVFRPWGIKVYLSARWTAPIELGGLKTADPLDPAVHAWWNAKADEIYTLIPDFGGFLVKANSEGEPGPGDYGRNHAQGANMLAAALKPHGGIIMWRAFVYSEHDANDRAKQAYNEFKPVEGQFADNVLLQIKNGAIDFQPREPFHPLFGAMPKTNEMLEVQITKEYLGQGTHLVYQGPLYEETLKADTYAEGKGSTVAKIIDGSLDHHTLTGMAGVSNVGDDRNWTGHDFSQADWYAFGRLGRDPEASSRDIATDWVKMTFSNDPAFVKPVVDMMMASREMAANYMTPLGLAHQMATGHHYGPGPWVCDLARPEWNPCYYAKADAKGIGFDRTKTGSDALAQYAPAAAKQWADPRKMDERYLLWFHHLPWTYKVKSGRTLWDELVTDYDRGAKQAAQMQTTWSAMKPYVDAERFAAVSSNLGIQAREAKWWRDASIAYFQSKSGLPLPTSIAPPEHDLDYYKSLQFPYAPGH, encoded by the coding sequence ATGCATCGTCTGATTGCCGCTGTCGTTTTCGCCGTCACCACCCTGACGACCGTCGCTCATGCCGAAGATGGCTACGATCTGTGGCTGCGCTACAAGCCCGTGGAAGCCGGCTATGCCGCACAATATAAGCCGCGCGCCACTGCGATTGTCGGCGGTGATACGCCGATCCTCGCCAGCGCCAAATCCGAACTGAAACGAGGTCTGGATGGGCTGCTGGGGCAGGATACCCCCATAGTCGCGGCGCCCATCGATGGCGCCATTGTGCTGCAAACCGGCGACACGACCCTGCCCGAAGAGGGCTTCTGCATCGAGACCAAAACGCTCGACGGTCATCCGGTCACCGTGATCAGCGCCAGAACCGACCAAGGCGCGCTTTATGGCGCCTTCCGCTTCCTGCGTGAGGTCCAGACCCGCGCCCCGCTCGCCGATATCAGCGACGCCCCCAAGATCAAACGCCGCGTCATCGATCACTGGGACAATCTCAACGGCTCCATCGAGCGTGGCTATGCCGGCACGTCGATTTTCGACTGGTGGCGGCTACCCGATCTCGTCGATCCGCGCCTGACCGACTATGCCCGCGCCGAAGCCTCGATTGGCGTCAACGGCGTGGTGCTCAACAATGTCAACGCCAAGACCGACAGCCTGACAGCCCCCTACCTGCAAAAGACCGCAGCCATTGCCAAGGTCTTCCGCCCCTGGGGCATCAAGGTCTACCTGTCGGCCCGCTGGACCGCGCCGATCGAGCTGGGCGGGCTGAAGACCGCCGATCCGCTCGATCCCGCTGTCCATGCCTGGTGGAACGCCAAGGCGGACGAAATCTACACTCTGATCCCTGATTTCGGCGGCTTCCTGGTCAAGGCCAATTCCGAAGGCGAGCCCGGTCCGGGCGACTATGGCCGCAACCACGCCCAAGGCGCCAACATGCTGGCCGCGGCGCTGAAACCGCACGGCGGCATCATCATGTGGCGCGCCTTTGTCTATTCCGAGCACGACGCCAATGACCGCGCTAAGCAGGCCTATAACGAGTTCAAGCCGGTCGAGGGCCAGTTCGCCGATAATGTTTTGCTTCAGATCAAGAACGGCGCCATCGACTTCCAGCCGCGCGAGCCCTTCCATCCTTTGTTCGGCGCCATGCCGAAGACCAATGAGATGCTGGAGGTGCAGATCACCAAGGAATATCTCGGCCAGGGCACGCACCTCGTCTATCAGGGTCCGCTCTACGAAGAGACGCTCAAGGCTGACACCTATGCCGAAGGCAAGGGCTCGACCGTGGCAAAAATCATCGATGGTTCGCTCGATCACCACACGCTGACCGGCATGGCCGGCGTGTCGAATGTCGGGGACGATCGTAACTGGACCGGCCATGATTTCAGCCAGGCCGACTGGTACGCCTTCGGCCGGCTGGGCCGGGACCCCGAAGCCTCCAGCCGCGACATCGCCACCGACTGGGTGAAGATGACCTTCTCCAACGATCCGGCCTTTGTAAAACCCGTTGTCGATATGATGATGGCCTCGCGCGAGATGGCGGCCAACTACATGACGCCGCTTGGCCTCGCCCACCAGATGGCGACCGGCCACCACTACGGCCCAGGCCCGTGGGTATGCGATCTCGCCCGCCCGGAATGGAACCCGTGCTACTACGCCAAGGCGGATGCGAAAGGCATCGGCTTCGACCGTACCAAGACTGGCTCTGACGCTCTGGCGCAATATGCCCCCGCCGCCGCGAAACAATGGGCTGATCCCCGGAAAATGGACGAGCGCTACCTGCTGTGGTTTCATCATCTGCCATGGACTTACAAGGTAAAATCCGGCCGTACCCTGTGGGACGAACTGGTCACCGATTACGACAGGGGCGCGAAACAGGCGGCGCAGATGCAGACCACCTGGTCGGCCATGAAGCCTTACGTCGATGCGGAGCGCTTTGCCGCCGTCTCGTCCAATCTCGGCATCCAGGCGCGCGAAGCCAAATGGTGGCGCGATGCGTCGATCGCTTATTTCCAGTCGAAGTCCGGCCTGCCCCTGCCGACCAGCATCGCCCCGCCGGAACATGACCTCGACTATTACAAGTCGCTGCAATTCCCTTACGCGCCGGGTCACTGA
- the kduD gene encoding 2-dehydro-3-deoxy-D-gluconate 5-dehydrogenase KduD — protein sequence MSKLFDLSGKVAIVTGGNKGLGAGIALALAEAGADIAVVSTRTETKTVEAVKALGRKAIHIAADLTSIEPIPHIVSTTLSDLGRLDILINNAGMIRRADSVDFTEADWDAVIDLNLKSAFFLAQACGRHMIQQGDGKIINIASMLSFQGGIRVPSYTASKSGIAGITKLLANEWASGGVNVNAIAPGYMATDNTAALQADEARNRSILERIPAGRWGNPSDMAGAAVFLASAASDYVNGITLPVDGGWLAR from the coding sequence CCATCGTCACCGGCGGCAACAAGGGCCTGGGCGCCGGTATCGCCTTGGCGCTCGCAGAGGCCGGGGCCGATATCGCCGTTGTCTCCACGCGGACGGAAACCAAAACGGTCGAGGCGGTCAAGGCACTGGGCCGCAAGGCCATCCACATTGCCGCCGACCTGACCTCGATCGAACCGATCCCGCACATCGTCTCGACCACGCTGTCAGACCTTGGCAGGCTCGACATCCTCATCAATAATGCCGGCATGATCCGCCGCGCCGACAGCGTCGATTTCACCGAAGCCGACTGGGACGCGGTGATCGACCTGAACCTGAAGAGCGCCTTCTTCCTGGCCCAGGCCTGCGGTCGTCACATGATCCAGCAAGGTGACGGCAAGATCATCAATATCGCCTCGATGCTCAGCTTCCAGGGCGGCATCCGCGTGCCCTCCTACACCGCTTCGAAATCAGGCATTGCCGGCATCACCAAGCTGCTGGCCAATGAGTGGGCGTCCGGGGGCGTCAATGTCAACGCCATCGCGCCGGGCTATATGGCCACCGACAACACCGCCGCCCTGCAGGCCGATGAAGCCCGCAACCGCTCGATTCTGGAGCGCATTCCCGCCGGGCGCTGGGGCAATCCGTCCGACATGGCCGGCGCCGCGGTGTTCCTGGCCTCCGCCGCCTCCGACTACGTCAACGGCATCACCCTCCCCGTGGATGGTGGATGGCTGGCGCGATAA
- a CDS encoding TonB-dependent receptor plug domain-containing protein — protein MAESFNRIPGITIAREITGEGTTIAIRGLGSSFTKVLLNGAPVAVASTGDVNTSNTNREVDLDIFPPELFTQLTVSKSASASQVEGGAAGAVNMRQARPFDFKGDNVQFSLEGSKNSQVDDMGYKGSLMFSKKWGDFGVLAGVAYQHSPINAEGFESVGWTNANLNAAMNPASTRNNTGGGNWTIPATVPANAGNGLTTGATIDEALLLALNPGLTIEAIDNAIVPRLGRPMHYYGSRDRTSGILSVEYRPSETLRFWLDGMAAQKDNDQQRTDMNFVGRSGSFIPLNMKVDRSDCTNGCVVTDATFANAQFFLEYRPFIETNKFYSINPGFAWNINDQLKWTFDANYTHSDFRRDSPTVLLITPASSGVTATYTNHDGNPTFTSNVDLNDPASFGWNGGRLNIQSEARTTMTRGFHTNINWGTPEFNMELGLAYDDTSRRITPYDNSQAWQNAACGNNPNVYLPGPNSQPACKGEVITDLASAIAAGYPAYPGLGTGFSAGMPALAYGGSLIPQSSLADYLVPGPYGYVNIDWSKFAADSALLRLPGQRAGGRRIEHQLAALFPA, from the coding sequence CTGGCGGAATCGTTCAACCGCATCCCCGGCATCACCATCGCCCGCGAAATCACTGGCGAAGGCACAACCATCGCCATTCGCGGCCTGGGCTCCAGCTTCACAAAGGTGCTGCTGAACGGGGCGCCGGTGGCCGTGGCCTCGACCGGAGATGTCAATACCAGCAACACCAACCGCGAAGTCGATCTCGATATCTTCCCGCCGGAACTGTTCACCCAGTTGACGGTCAGCAAGTCGGCCTCGGCCAGCCAGGTCGAGGGCGGGGCCGCCGGCGCGGTCAATATGCGTCAGGCGCGCCCGTTCGATTTCAAGGGCGACAATGTCCAGTTCTCGCTGGAAGGCAGCAAGAACAGTCAGGTCGATGACATGGGCTATAAGGGCTCGCTGATGTTCTCGAAAAAGTGGGGCGATTTCGGCGTCCTGGCGGGCGTGGCCTATCAGCACAGCCCGATCAATGCCGAAGGGTTTGAATCGGTCGGCTGGACCAATGCCAACCTGAATGCCGCCATGAACCCGGCCTCGACGCGCAACAATACCGGCGGCGGCAACTGGACCATCCCGGCCACCGTGCCCGCCAATGCCGGCAATGGCCTGACAACCGGCGCCACGATTGACGAAGCCCTGCTTCTGGCGCTCAATCCCGGCCTGACCATTGAGGCCATCGATAACGCCATCGTTCCGCGGCTCGGCCGCCCGATGCACTATTATGGCTCGCGCGACCGCACCAGCGGCATCCTCAGCGTCGAATATCGTCCGTCCGAAACCCTGCGTTTCTGGCTCGACGGCATGGCGGCGCAGAAGGACAATGACCAGCAGCGCACCGATATGAATTTTGTTGGCCGCAGCGGTTCTTTCATCCCGCTCAATATGAAGGTCGATCGTTCGGACTGCACCAATGGCTGCGTGGTCACCGACGCCACCTTCGCCAATGCGCAGTTCTTCCTCGAATACCGCCCGTTCATCGAAACCAACAAGTTCTATTCGATCAATCCCGGTTTCGCCTGGAACATCAATGACCAGTTGAAGTGGACCTTTGACGCCAATTACACGCACAGCGACTTCCGCCGCGATTCCCCGACCGTCCTCCTGATCACCCCGGCCAGTTCGGGGGTGACCGCCACCTACACCAATCATGATGGCAACCCGACCTTCACCTCCAATGTCGATCTGAACGATCCGGCGAGCTTCGGCTGGAATGGCGGTCGCCTGAACATACAGTCCGAGGCGCGGACCACAATGACGCGCGGCTTCCACACCAATATCAACTGGGGTACGCCGGAGTTCAACATGGAGCTGGGCCTGGCCTATGACGACACGTCGCGCCGGATCACGCCCTATGATAATTCCCAGGCCTGGCAAAACGCGGCCTGTGGCAACAATCCGAACGTCTACCTGCCGGGACCGAATTCGCAGCCGGCCTGCAAGGGCGAGGTCATTACCGACCTGGCCTCGGCCATCGCCGCCGGCTATCCGGCCTATCCGGGCCTGGGCACGGGCTTCTCCGCTGGTATGCCGGCTCTGGCCTATGGTGGCTCCCTGATCCCGCAATCCAGCCTAGCTGACTACCTGGTCCCTGGGCCCTACGGCTACGTCAATATCGACTGGTCGAAGTTCGCCGCCGATTCTGCACTATTACGACTTCCTGGCCAGCGCGCCGGTGGCCGGCGGATCGAACATCAACTCGCCGCGCTCTTTCCTGCGTGA
- a CDS encoding D-galactonate dehydratase family protein, producing the protein MVIRSAKVIITCPGRNFVTLKIETNQGVYGIGDATLNGRELAVASYLTDHVIPCLIGRDAHQIEDIWQYLYKGAYWRRGPVTMSAIAAVDMALWDIKAKVAGLPLYQLLGGASREAVMVYGHANGVSVEDTVNVALDYKAQGYKAIRLQCGVPGLASTYGVSKDKMFYEPADADLPTENLWNTEAYMRVVPKLFAAARDALGEEVHLLHDVHHRLTPIEAGRLGRDLEPYRPFWMEDAVVAENQDNFRLIRQHTTTPLAVGEIFNTIWDCKELIQNQLIDYIRATVVHAGGITHLRRIAAFADIYNVRTGCHGATDLSPVCMAAALHFDRSIPNFGIQEYMRHTEATDEVFPHGYYFKDGFLYASETPGLGVDIDEEKAAKYPYKRAYLPVNRLQDGTMFNW; encoded by the coding sequence CTGGTCATCCGGTCGGCGAAAGTCATCATCACCTGCCCCGGCCGCAACTTCGTCACGCTCAAGATCGAAACGAACCAGGGCGTCTACGGCATCGGCGACGCCACGCTGAATGGCCGCGAACTGGCCGTGGCCAGTTATCTGACCGACCATGTCATCCCCTGCCTGATCGGCCGCGACGCCCACCAGATCGAGGACATCTGGCAATATCTCTACAAGGGCGCTTACTGGCGGCGCGGCCCGGTCACCATGTCGGCCATCGCTGCCGTGGACATGGCGCTGTGGGATATCAAGGCCAAGGTGGCCGGCCTGCCGCTTTATCAGTTACTCGGCGGCGCCAGCCGCGAGGCCGTTATGGTCTATGGCCACGCCAATGGCGTATCTGTCGAGGATACTGTCAATGTGGCGCTGGATTACAAGGCCCAGGGTTACAAGGCCATCCGTCTGCAATGCGGCGTACCCGGCCTGGCTTCGACCTACGGCGTCTCCAAGGACAAGATGTTCTACGAACCGGCCGATGCGGACCTGCCGACCGAGAACCTGTGGAACACCGAAGCCTATATGCGCGTCGTGCCGAAGCTGTTTGCCGCCGCCCGCGACGCCCTGGGCGAAGAGGTCCACCTGCTGCACGATGTCCACCACCGCCTGACGCCGATCGAGGCCGGGCGCCTCGGCCGCGATCTCGAACCCTACCGGCCCTTCTGGATGGAGGACGCGGTCGTCGCCGAGAACCAGGACAATTTCCGCCTGATCCGCCAGCACACGACGACTCCGCTGGCCGTCGGCGAAATCTTCAACACCATCTGGGACTGCAAGGAGCTGATCCAGAACCAGTTGATCGATTATATCCGCGCCACGGTCGTCCATGCCGGCGGCATCACGCACCTTCGTCGTATCGCCGCCTTTGCCGATATCTATAATGTGCGCACCGGCTGCCACGGCGCCACCGACCTATCGCCGGTCTGCATGGCGGCGGCCCTGCACTTCGACCGTTCGATCCCCAATTTCGGCATTCAGGAATATATGCGCCACACTGAGGCGACCGACGAGGTCTTCCCGCATGGCTACTATTTCAAGGACGGCTTCCTCTACGCGTCGGAAACGCCGGGTCTGGGCGTTGACATCGATGAGGAAAAGGCCGCCAAATATCCCTACAAACGCGCATACTTGCCGGTGAACCGCCTGCAGGACGGCACTATGTTCAACTGGTAG